From one Leifsonia soli genomic stretch:
- a CDS encoding FAD:protein FMN transferase → MRFLETVMGIPMSIDVRDDVDARPAAERAFRVLREADERFSTYRPDSEVSRVNASPALAAETARSADFREVVAIGEAAARASEGAFRIRRDDGSWDLDGVVKGWAAAQAAQELRAAGLRDFCLNAGGDVVVSGSPGGGRLWSVGIRSPHDASAMLAVLEVADGAVATSGAYERGAHIVDGRDGTPATGLLSATVVADDLTTADVLATTVFAMGPDGVGHALRSGARGVLAVDAAGRIHAAGGLEFARPVTSP, encoded by the coding sequence ATGAGGTTCCTCGAGACGGTCATGGGCATCCCGATGTCCATCGATGTGCGGGACGACGTGGATGCGCGCCCCGCCGCCGAGCGCGCCTTCCGGGTACTGCGTGAAGCGGACGAGCGCTTCAGCACCTACCGCCCGGACAGCGAGGTGAGCCGCGTCAATGCCTCCCCTGCGCTGGCGGCCGAGACCGCGCGCAGCGCCGACTTCCGCGAGGTCGTCGCCATCGGCGAGGCCGCCGCGCGCGCCTCGGAGGGTGCGTTCCGGATCCGCCGCGACGACGGCTCCTGGGACCTCGACGGCGTCGTGAAGGGATGGGCCGCCGCCCAAGCGGCACAGGAGCTGCGGGCCGCCGGCCTGCGCGACTTCTGCCTCAACGCCGGCGGCGACGTCGTCGTCTCGGGGAGCCCGGGCGGCGGACGCCTCTGGAGCGTCGGCATCCGCTCGCCGCACGACGCCTCGGCCATGCTCGCCGTCCTCGAGGTCGCCGATGGGGCCGTCGCCACCTCGGGCGCCTACGAACGCGGAGCCCACATCGTGGACGGCCGCGACGGGACACCCGCCACGGGGCTGCTGAGTGCGACGGTCGTCGCGGACGACCTGACGACCGCGGATGTGCTCGCGACGACCGTCTTCGCGATGGGACCGGACGGCGTCGGTCACGCGCTGCGCTCCGGCGCACGCGGTGTGCTCGCCGTGGATGCGGCCGGCCGCATCCACGCCGCCGGCGGCCTCGAGTTCGCCCGCCCGGTGACCAGCCCGTGA
- a CDS encoding RNA polymerase sigma factor — MSELAEPQRAADAGEESVPTDLDLLRRLADGSKAALAALYDRYSRVVYAYTAARLEPREDVEEISQDVFVTLWRKRATITIAGESALPWLLVTSRNLIANRRRSLQVVEKRRSDSPVDGSLADVRPGPEELAERGQLLAYVDSVVAALTEPDRTVFELCIRGDHSYEEAARQVGLSEGAVRNRLSRLRGRLRNELRTLRGMP; from the coding sequence ATGAGCGAGTTGGCCGAGCCGCAGCGTGCGGCGGATGCGGGGGAGGAGTCCGTTCCGACGGACCTCGACCTGCTCCGCCGGCTCGCCGACGGCAGCAAGGCCGCGCTCGCTGCCCTCTACGACCGGTACAGCCGTGTCGTCTACGCCTACACCGCCGCCCGCCTCGAACCCCGCGAGGATGTGGAGGAGATCAGCCAGGACGTCTTCGTCACCCTGTGGCGGAAGCGGGCGACGATCACCATCGCCGGCGAGTCGGCGCTTCCCTGGCTGCTCGTCACCAGCCGCAACCTGATCGCCAACCGCCGACGCTCTCTCCAGGTGGTGGAGAAGCGCCGCAGCGACAGCCCCGTCGACGGTTCGCTCGCCGACGTCCGCCCGGGGCCGGAGGAGCTCGCCGAACGCGGCCAGCTCCTCGCCTACGTCGATTCCGTGGTCGCCGCGCTCACCGAGCCCGACCGCACCGTGTTCGAGCTGTGCATCCGCGGCGATCACAGCTATGAGGAGGCTGCCCGCCAGGTGGGCCTGAGCGAGGGAGCCGTCCGCAACCGCCTCTCGCGGCTCCGCGGCCGCCTCCGGAACGAACTCCGCACCCTCAGGGGGATGCCATGA
- a CDS encoding PucR family transcriptional regulator, whose amino-acid sequence MSRDIASVARSLPGRLIEGRLDAGTRVDAVVGLDDFSVVGHPAFATLVVAPARAAAAALTAGDERAEALRSAVLVSHGADPALLRALARTGTTAIVATAASDALLVPTLTALLAVDQAAEDRAVTSAMKVLTLAARRGGVSGVVAELAHRIDGWAVLLDRHGQVITSAGAGGLHVQDAMAVALSRPVRVRHRALQVHTVGSGEDLSARLVVSPRTESSSRARELGSQAAALLDLVLRTDDPTRTERLGRAVMIDALLAGGPAAVSLLRQWGVHESSLTAFALTARSASVEVERLVSHWLDELGAAHIHTESHGVVTGFLRDDHVDAVAARVEAYSSAMFLGVGTPAPTDALAGSAAEARHAVESARAEGRRVVRYRAIPTISLVLDRLDDDDARRIARLLDPLRDAAGRHGQLTETLRVFLAENGAWGATAERLGVHRQTLTARIHRIEALLGLSLADADDRTAAWLALRALHA is encoded by the coding sequence ATGAGCCGCGACATCGCCTCCGTCGCCCGCTCCCTCCCGGGCCGGTTGATCGAGGGGCGCCTCGACGCGGGGACGCGGGTGGATGCGGTGGTCGGGCTCGACGACTTCTCGGTGGTCGGCCATCCCGCGTTCGCCACGCTCGTCGTGGCTCCGGCCCGCGCGGCGGCGGCGGCCCTCACCGCGGGCGACGAGCGCGCCGAGGCCCTCCGCAGCGCCGTCCTCGTGAGTCACGGCGCCGACCCGGCCCTCCTCCGCGCCCTTGCCCGGACGGGCACGACGGCGATCGTGGCGACGGCCGCCTCCGACGCGCTGCTCGTCCCCACCCTCACCGCGCTGCTGGCCGTCGACCAGGCCGCCGAGGACCGGGCGGTCACGAGCGCCATGAAGGTGCTGACCCTGGCCGCGCGGCGCGGAGGCGTCTCCGGCGTCGTCGCCGAGCTCGCCCATCGCATCGACGGCTGGGCGGTGCTCCTCGACCGGCACGGTCAGGTCATCACGAGCGCGGGAGCAGGCGGTCTGCACGTGCAGGATGCGATGGCCGTCGCGCTCTCCCGGCCGGTGCGCGTGCGGCATCGGGCGCTGCAGGTGCACACCGTCGGTTCCGGCGAAGACCTCTCGGCCCGCCTGGTCGTCAGCCCGCGGACGGAGTCGTCGAGCCGCGCCCGCGAGCTGGGATCGCAGGCGGCCGCGCTGCTCGACCTGGTGCTCCGGACCGACGATCCGACGCGCACCGAACGCCTGGGGCGAGCGGTCATGATCGACGCGCTGCTCGCCGGCGGGCCCGCCGCCGTCTCCCTGCTGCGCCAGTGGGGCGTGCACGAGAGCTCGCTCACCGCGTTCGCGCTCACCGCGCGGTCGGCCTCCGTCGAGGTGGAGCGGCTGGTATCGCACTGGCTCGACGAGCTGGGCGCCGCCCACATCCACACCGAGAGCCACGGCGTGGTGACCGGGTTCCTCCGCGACGACCATGTGGATGCGGTGGCCGCCCGGGTGGAGGCGTACTCGTCGGCGATGTTCCTCGGTGTCGGAACGCCGGCTCCGACCGATGCTCTCGCCGGCAGTGCCGCCGAAGCCCGGCACGCGGTCGAGTCGGCGCGGGCCGAAGGGCGGCGCGTCGTGCGCTACCGCGCCATCCCGACCATCTCCCTCGTCCTCGACCGGCTCGACGACGACGACGCCCGGCGCATCGCGCGGCTGCTCGACCCGTTACGGGATGCCGCGGGTCGCCACGGACAGCTGACCGAGACCCTGCGGGTCTTCCTCGCCGAGAACGGCGCGTGGGGCGCGACCGCGGAGCGCCTCGGGGTGCACCGGCAGACCCTGACGGCACGCATCCATCGCATCGAGGCCCTGCTCGGGCTCTCGCTCGCCGACGCGGACGACCGCACGGCGGCGTGGCTGGCCCTCCGCGCCCTGCACGCGTGA
- a CDS encoding ATP-binding protein — protein sequence MSVTDDRELRSASLKLAAQFALIIVGLFVALGIVIYSVVAAGQAEAARRALADASMVDSVHDAPRDILVTVVTPQGRQSSPDMPDGLPDEHAIDQVMRTGTPVSGSVEDDGERYLTVTDARDGKVVQVAYGLGEQQEELNRLVIALVVTGAIAALAAGGVGLVLARRSIRPLADALALQRRFVADAGHELRTPLTLLSTRAQLLRRHVVAQPSGTDDELRSGLDEIVDDSRALTEIVQDLLAVADPRQTAESEGVDLGELAATVARSAEGRAAERGISIAVRSDPDAVVTGAPVSLRRMIVALVDNALDHAAGDVRLTVSAARDHVILTVEDDGPGFSSGVEDRAFERFATARDAQAGADRARHYGLGLALVAEVVSRHHGTVGAANRDAGGAIVTVRLPRRR from the coding sequence GTGAGCGTCACCGACGACCGCGAGCTCCGGTCCGCCTCCCTCAAGCTCGCGGCGCAGTTCGCGCTGATCATCGTCGGCCTGTTCGTCGCCCTCGGCATCGTCATTTACAGCGTCGTCGCCGCCGGTCAGGCCGAGGCCGCGCGGCGGGCGCTCGCCGACGCGTCGATGGTCGACTCGGTGCACGACGCTCCGCGCGACATTCTCGTCACCGTCGTCACGCCGCAGGGCCGCCAGAGCTCACCCGACATGCCGGACGGACTCCCCGACGAGCACGCGATCGACCAGGTCATGCGCACAGGAACGCCGGTGTCGGGCTCCGTGGAGGACGACGGCGAGCGCTACCTGACGGTGACGGATGCGCGCGACGGCAAGGTCGTCCAGGTCGCGTACGGGCTCGGCGAGCAGCAGGAGGAGCTGAACCGCCTGGTGATCGCACTGGTCGTCACCGGGGCGATCGCCGCCCTCGCCGCCGGAGGCGTCGGCCTCGTGCTCGCCCGGCGGTCGATCCGGCCCCTGGCGGACGCTCTCGCCCTGCAGCGCCGGTTCGTCGCGGACGCGGGCCACGAGCTCCGCACGCCGCTGACCCTGCTCAGCACGCGCGCCCAACTCCTCCGGCGCCATGTGGTGGCGCAGCCGTCCGGGACGGACGACGAGCTGCGTTCCGGGCTCGATGAGATCGTCGACGACAGCCGGGCGCTGACCGAGATCGTGCAGGACCTCCTGGCCGTGGCCGACCCGCGACAGACGGCGGAGAGCGAGGGCGTCGACCTCGGCGAGCTGGCCGCGACGGTCGCGCGGTCGGCGGAGGGCCGCGCGGCGGAGCGCGGGATCTCGATCGCCGTGCGGAGCGACCCGGATGCCGTGGTCACCGGGGCGCCGGTCTCACTGCGGCGGATGATCGTCGCCCTCGTCGACAACGCGCTGGACCATGCCGCCGGCGACGTCCGGCTGACCGTGTCCGCCGCGCGCGACCACGTCATCCTGACCGTGGAGGACGACGGGCCCGGATTCTCCTCCGGCGTCGAGGATCGTGCCTTCGAGCGCTTCGCCACGGCACGGGATGCGCAGGCCGGCGCCGACAGGGCCCGTCACTACGGCCTCGGCCTCGCCCTCGTCGCGGAGGTGGTGAGCCGCCACCACGGAACGGTCGGCGCCGCCAACCGCGACGCGGGAGGCGCGATCGTCACCGTGCGCCTCCCGCGTCGGCGCTGA
- a CDS encoding glycoside hydrolase family 3 protein — protein MTDTVTETSAAETPAGRPWLDAQRPVSERVELLLAEMTLEEKAGLFFHTMIGMGPLDEPNPTFSLPSAVEYVERRHMSHFNLLGVAPTGREIAEWHNALQRLAASTRLGIPVTLSTDPRHSFTDNPGTAMLSGPFSQWPEPLGLAAIRDEDTVERFADIARQEYLAVGLRVALHPQVDLATEPRWSRQAATFGEDAELTARLGSAYVRGFQGSSFGAGSVSTMTKHFPGGGPQKDGEDPHFAHGREQVYPGDAFELHLRPFEALIEAGTRQIMPYYGMPVGTAYEEVGFGFNRSVITGLLRERLGFDGLVCTDWGLITDAEIFGQPFPARAWGVEHLTPRERMKKILDAGADQFGGEACPELLIELVESGDVPESRIDESARRILREKFDLGLFESSLVDPEAADAIVGRDAFRAEGERAQRASITLLVNGRDGEPLLPLRGRPRLYVEGIDPERVAAYGDVVATPDQADAIVVRLQAPFEERPTVFESLFHSGSLEFPAEVVDHVRELAGHAPTIVDVYADRPAILEPLVGSATALTVNWGASAEALLDVLTGRFSPQGSLPFDLPRSMPAVEESRPDVPFDTADPLFRFGDGLRY, from the coding sequence ATGACCGACACCGTCACCGAAACCAGCGCCGCCGAGACCCCCGCGGGCCGGCCCTGGCTGGATGCGCAGCGTCCCGTCTCCGAGCGCGTGGAGCTGCTGCTCGCCGAGATGACCCTGGAAGAGAAGGCCGGGCTCTTCTTCCACACCATGATCGGGATGGGTCCGCTCGACGAGCCGAACCCGACGTTCTCCCTGCCCTCCGCGGTGGAGTACGTCGAGCGCAGGCACATGTCGCACTTCAACCTGCTGGGCGTCGCGCCGACGGGCCGGGAGATCGCGGAGTGGCACAACGCGCTGCAGCGTCTGGCCGCATCCACCCGGCTCGGCATCCCGGTGACCCTGTCGACGGACCCGCGGCACTCGTTCACCGACAACCCGGGGACAGCCATGCTCTCCGGACCATTCTCGCAGTGGCCAGAGCCGCTGGGGCTCGCGGCGATCCGCGACGAGGACACGGTCGAGCGGTTCGCGGACATCGCGCGACAGGAGTACCTGGCCGTCGGCCTCCGGGTGGCCCTGCACCCGCAGGTGGACCTCGCGACGGAACCGCGCTGGTCCCGCCAGGCCGCGACGTTCGGTGAGGACGCCGAGCTCACCGCGCGCCTGGGCTCCGCGTACGTCCGCGGCTTCCAGGGCAGCTCGTTCGGTGCGGGATCCGTGTCGACGATGACCAAGCACTTCCCCGGAGGCGGGCCGCAGAAGGACGGGGAGGACCCGCACTTCGCCCACGGGCGCGAGCAGGTGTACCCGGGCGACGCCTTCGAGCTGCACCTCCGGCCGTTCGAGGCGCTGATCGAGGCCGGCACCCGCCAGATCATGCCGTACTACGGGATGCCGGTCGGCACGGCCTACGAGGAGGTCGGATTCGGTTTCAACCGATCCGTCATCACCGGGCTGCTCCGCGAGCGCCTCGGATTCGACGGACTCGTGTGCACCGACTGGGGGCTGATCACCGATGCCGAGATCTTCGGCCAGCCCTTCCCCGCGCGGGCCTGGGGAGTCGAGCACCTGACCCCGCGTGAGCGGATGAAGAAGATCCTCGACGCCGGCGCCGACCAGTTCGGCGGAGAGGCCTGCCCCGAGCTCCTGATCGAGCTGGTCGAGTCCGGCGATGTCCCGGAGTCGCGGATCGACGAGTCGGCGCGGCGCATCCTGCGCGAGAAGTTCGACCTGGGGCTGTTCGAGTCGAGCCTCGTCGACCCGGAGGCCGCCGACGCGATCGTCGGACGGGACGCCTTCCGTGCCGAGGGCGAGAGGGCGCAGCGCGCCTCCATCACCCTGCTGGTCAACGGTCGTGACGGCGAGCCGCTGCTCCCACTGCGCGGCCGTCCGCGTCTCTACGTGGAGGGCATCGATCCCGAACGCGTCGCGGCCTACGGCGACGTGGTCGCGACCCCCGACCAGGCGGATGCGATCGTCGTGCGCCTGCAGGCGCCGTTCGAGGAGCGACCGACGGTGTTCGAGAGCCTCTTCCACTCGGGCTCGCTGGAGTTCCCCGCCGAAGTCGTCGATCACGTGCGGGAGCTCGCCGGGCACGCGCCCACCATCGTGGACGTCTACGCCGACCGGCCCGCGATCCTCGAGCCGCTCGTCGGGTCGGCCACCGCGCTGACGGTCAACTGGGGCGCGAGCGCCGAGGCGCTGCTCGACGTGCTCACCGGACGGTTCTCCCCGCAGGGGTCGCTGCCGTTCGACCTCCCGCGGTCGATGCCCGCCGTGGAGGAGTCGCGCCCCGACGTGCCGTTCGACACGGCCGATCCGCTGTTCCGGTTCGGCGACGGGCTGCGCTACTGA
- a CDS encoding response regulator transcription factor yields MSGKPRVLVAEDDSRLASMLDALLGSEGFDVELARDGQRALHLGLTGGFDAIVLDRGLPAVDGLDVLRRLRDDGVTTPILVLSALGTAPDRVDGLNAGAEDYLAKPFDIDELVARVRSLTRRAAAIVPMVRFPGGRLDTGSRTVTLDDGSRTVLSERESDLLELLARRPGQVFSRALLLDEVFAAADDPGVVDTYVHHLRRKFGRSLVETVRGIGYRMGSLP; encoded by the coding sequence GTGAGCGGAAAGCCGCGTGTGCTGGTCGCCGAGGACGACAGCCGCCTCGCGAGCATGCTCGACGCGCTCCTCGGCTCGGAGGGCTTCGACGTCGAGCTCGCCCGCGACGGCCAGCGAGCGCTCCACCTCGGCCTCACCGGCGGGTTCGACGCGATCGTGCTCGACCGCGGGCTCCCCGCGGTCGACGGGCTGGATGTGCTCCGGCGTCTGCGCGATGACGGGGTGACGACGCCCATCCTGGTGCTCTCGGCGCTCGGCACCGCCCCCGACCGCGTCGACGGGCTGAACGCGGGCGCCGAGGACTACCTGGCGAAGCCGTTCGACATCGATGAGCTGGTCGCCCGGGTGCGCTCGCTCACCCGCCGGGCGGCCGCGATCGTCCCGATGGTCCGCTTCCCCGGGGGCCGGCTCGACACCGGAAGCCGTACGGTCACGCTCGATGACGGCTCGCGCACAGTGCTCTCCGAGCGGGAGTCCGACCTGCTGGAGCTGCTCGCCCGGCGGCCAGGGCAGGTGTTCTCGCGCGCTCTGCTGCTGGACGAGGTGTTCGCCGCAGCCGACGACCCCGGAGTGGTCGACACGTACGTCCACCATCTGCGCCGCAAGTTCGGGCGATCGCTCGTCGAGACCGTGCGCGGGATCGGCTACCGGATGGGGTCGCTCCCGTGA
- a CDS encoding APC family permease gives MSTTETRASSPTDAGLRRGVMSGPELAAQAIANIAPSAVIAFTAMSIFVGAGNGTIYSFVLATIVILCVGYCVVVFARKHASAGSLYTYVAKGLGPTGAYLAGVTLVIGCWGIAAGSLGGAVSYFNQFLVLLGVPAGGVGWYIGLAVVLGGLATLFTIRGIRLSARVSLVLELISVTIITILLIAALVWAGPAAWDPAQVFATGAPFQGIAAGMVLGILGFVGFSSADALGREAKNPYTAIPRAIMWSAVVVGVLYVFAAYTQIAVLHGDLATSASPLEDIAKLIGMPAWFGPILTFGVGASFFAVVVAPLNVVGRVIYVMGKEGVVPERFGRTHERHLTPHRVLLVAGPAAIVLDVILLAVGANPMDIVVWVDTYGTYGYMVAYALVAIACIAYTRRAGIPNTLVWVCAVVAVAAMAYVFFANVWPVPAFPLNVIPYLFLLTLVGAVAWFVYLRKRRPQVIQNIGNTETDALEGVG, from the coding sequence ATGTCAACCACTGAAACCCGGGCGAGCAGCCCGACCGACGCCGGACTCCGTCGCGGCGTGATGAGCGGCCCCGAGCTGGCCGCCCAGGCGATCGCGAACATCGCTCCGAGCGCCGTCATCGCGTTCACGGCGATGTCGATCTTCGTCGGCGCCGGCAACGGGACGATCTACTCGTTCGTCCTCGCCACCATCGTCATCCTCTGCGTCGGCTACTGCGTCGTCGTGTTCGCCCGCAAGCACGCCTCGGCGGGGTCGCTGTACACGTACGTGGCGAAGGGTCTCGGGCCGACCGGCGCCTACCTCGCCGGTGTGACGCTCGTCATCGGCTGCTGGGGAATCGCCGCCGGCTCGCTCGGCGGCGCGGTCTCGTACTTCAACCAGTTCCTGGTGCTGCTCGGCGTACCGGCGGGCGGCGTCGGCTGGTACATCGGCCTCGCCGTCGTCCTGGGCGGCCTGGCGACGCTGTTCACCATCCGCGGCATCCGGCTGTCGGCCCGGGTCTCGCTGGTGCTGGAGCTGATCTCGGTGACGATCATCACCATCCTGCTCATCGCCGCCCTGGTCTGGGCCGGCCCGGCCGCGTGGGACCCGGCGCAGGTGTTCGCCACCGGCGCGCCGTTCCAGGGCATCGCCGCCGGCATGGTGCTCGGCATCCTCGGCTTCGTCGGATTCTCGTCGGCGGACGCCCTGGGCCGCGAGGCGAAGAACCCGTACACCGCCATCCCGCGCGCCATCATGTGGAGCGCCGTCGTGGTCGGCGTCCTCTACGTCTTCGCCGCGTACACGCAGATCGCGGTGCTCCACGGCGACCTCGCGACCAGCGCCAGCCCGCTGGAGGACATCGCGAAGCTGATCGGGATGCCGGCCTGGTTCGGCCCGATCCTCACCTTCGGTGTCGGGGCGTCGTTCTTCGCCGTCGTCGTCGCGCCGCTCAACGTCGTCGGCCGCGTCATCTATGTGATGGGCAAGGAGGGCGTCGTGCCGGAGCGGTTCGGCCGGACGCACGAGCGCCACCTGACCCCGCACCGGGTGCTGCTGGTCGCCGGTCCCGCGGCCATCGTCCTCGACGTGATCCTGCTGGCCGTCGGCGCGAACCCGATGGACATCGTGGTCTGGGTCGACACGTACGGCACCTACGGCTACATGGTCGCGTACGCGCTCGTCGCCATCGCGTGCATCGCCTACACGCGCCGCGCGGGCATCCCGAACACGCTGGTCTGGGTGTGCGCGGTGGTCGCGGTCGCGGCGATGGCCTACGTGTTCTTCGCGAACGTGTGGCCGGTGCCCGCGTTCCCGCTCAACGTCATCCCGTACCTGTTCCTGCTGACGCTGGTCGGCGCCGTCGCCTGGTTCGTGTACCTGCGCAAGCGCCGTCCGCAGGTGATCCAGAACATCGGCAACACCGAGACGGACGCGCTGGAGGGCGTGGGCTGA
- a CDS encoding FMN-binding protein yields MNSRSWRGTVLFTVILVVMGATVGLKLYGLGDEVTTASSSVHSTASGTGSTTSGSGTGSSGTSSSGSAASSTPTPTPSASSSSSATKTITGSAVDTRYGAVQVQVTFSGSTITALKTLQAPDRDGRDVEINSQALPLLEQEVLASQSANIDTVSGATYTSEGYIQSVQSAIDQR; encoded by the coding sequence ATGAACAGCAGATCCTGGCGGGGGACCGTCCTCTTCACCGTGATCCTCGTCGTGATGGGCGCGACCGTCGGCCTCAAGCTCTACGGGCTCGGAGACGAGGTGACCACGGCGTCCTCCTCCGTCCACTCGACCGCGTCGGGCACCGGATCGACGACCAGCGGGTCGGGAACGGGGTCGTCGGGCACGTCGAGCAGCGGCTCGGCCGCCTCGTCCACCCCGACGCCGACGCCGTCCGCCTCGTCGTCCTCCTCCGCCACGAAGACCATCACCGGCTCGGCCGTCGACACCCGCTACGGCGCCGTGCAGGTGCAGGTCACCTTCTCGGGCTCCACGATCACGGCCCTCAAGACCCTCCAGGCGCCCGACCGCGACGGACGCGACGTCGAGATCAACAGCCAGGCCCTTCCCCTCCTCGAGCAGGAGGTGCTCGCGTCCCAGTCGGCGAACATCGACACCGTGTCGGGCGCCACCTACACCTCGGAGGGCTACATCCAGTCGGTGCAGTCGGCGATCGACCAGCGATGA
- a CDS encoding alcohol dehydrogenase catalytic domain-containing protein: MQAVVFTEPSEPIQFTEVELAAPGPGEVRVRIAAAGVCHSDLHVKRGEWDAPAPLVMGHEGSGVVTELGDGVTSLAVGDHVVLSWVPPCGDCRYCRSGHEARCQKVATIVAPKGVLFDGTSRLSRDGETIHHYLGVSSFAEEVVVPASGAVKVRDDAPLDVIAVVGCAVATGVGAVLNTAAVEPGSTVAVIGCGGVGLNVVQGARLAGAERIVAIDVLPDKTQMALQFGATDRIDASRADAVEQLFELIPDGVDYAFDAIGRTSTTEQAIRMLGLGGAAVIVGLPPTGAKASFEPLVLAEADQRILGSNYGSVRPSIDIPALVDRYMDGQLLLDPLISGRRPLAEAAEAFDDLEAGSVLRTLLIP, from the coding sequence ATGCAGGCCGTCGTCTTCACGGAACCGTCCGAGCCCATCCAGTTCACCGAGGTGGAGCTGGCGGCGCCCGGCCCGGGGGAGGTGCGCGTGCGCATCGCCGCGGCCGGCGTGTGCCACTCGGACCTGCACGTGAAGCGCGGTGAATGGGATGCCCCGGCGCCGCTGGTGATGGGCCACGAGGGCTCCGGTGTCGTCACCGAGCTCGGCGACGGCGTCACCTCCCTCGCCGTCGGCGACCACGTCGTCCTCAGCTGGGTGCCGCCGTGCGGCGACTGCCGGTACTGCCGTTCCGGCCACGAGGCGCGCTGCCAGAAGGTGGCGACCATCGTCGCCCCGAAGGGCGTGCTGTTCGACGGCACCTCGCGGCTGTCCCGCGACGGCGAGACCATCCACCACTACCTCGGCGTCTCCTCGTTCGCCGAGGAGGTGGTCGTGCCGGCGTCCGGAGCCGTCAAAGTGCGCGACGACGCTCCGCTCGACGTCATCGCGGTCGTCGGCTGCGCGGTCGCGACCGGTGTCGGCGCCGTGCTGAACACGGCAGCGGTCGAGCCGGGCTCGACGGTCGCGGTGATCGGCTGCGGCGGGGTCGGCCTCAACGTCGTCCAGGGCGCGCGCCTCGCCGGAGCCGAGCGGATCGTCGCGATCGACGTCCTTCCCGACAAGACCCAGATGGCCCTCCAGTTCGGCGCGACCGACCGCATCGACGCCTCCCGCGCCGACGCCGTCGAGCAGCTCTTCGAGCTCATCCCCGACGGCGTCGACTACGCGTTCGACGCGATCGGCCGCACCTCCACGACCGAGCAGGCCATCCGCATGCTGGGCCTCGGCGGCGCCGCGGTGATCGTCGGCCTGCCGCCAACGGGCGCGAAGGCGTCGTTCGAGCCGCTGGTGCTGGCGGAGGCCGACCAGCGCATCCTCGGCTCCAACTACGGCTCCGTGCGCCCGTCCATCGACATCCCCGCCCTGGTCGACCGCTACATGGACGGCCAGCTGCTGCTCGACCCGCTGATCTCGGGCAGGCGTCCCCTCGCCGAGGCGGCGGAGGCCTTCGACGACCTCGAAGCCGGCTCCGTGCTCCGCACCCTCCTCATCCCCTAG